ACGACGCCGTGGCCGAGCTGCTCGGCCCGCGCGCGCACGACGCGCTGGCGCGCAACGAGACGACCCCGGGGCTGCGGCGTACGGCGCAGGCCGGCTCGCCGCTGGCCACGCTGGTGCGGCTCTTCCTGCTGCAGACGCCCGTGGACGTCGCGGACGCGGAGGCGGCGCTGCCCGACCTCGTGGACCGGATGTGCGTCGAGGGCCTGCTCGAGCAGTCGGTCGGGGAGGTGGCGGCGCGCCTCGACGTGCGGCCCTACGCCACCGAGCACGCCGGCCCCGCCGGGTCGGCCGGGGTCGTCACCGAGCACCTGTGGGTGGTCTCCGACCTCACTCCCGGTCTCGACGGTGCCCCGCAGCGGCTCAGTGCCGACCACGTGCTCGGCATCAGCCCGGCGTCGACCTCGTTGGCCCAGCTGGTGCGGCGCGAGCCGGTCGGGCGCGCCCTCGACCTCGGCACCGGGTGCGGCGTCCAGGCCCTGCACCTGGCTCGGCACAGCGGCAGCGTCGTCGCCACCGACGTCAACGCCCGGGCGCTGCGGCTGACCCGCTTCAACGCCGCCCTCAACGACCTCGCCGACACCGTGGAGGTGCGCGACGGGTCGTTCTTCGAGCCGGTCGCCGACGAGCGGTTCGACCTGATCGCCACCAACCCGCCGTTCGTGATCTCCCCGGCCACCGGCGAGCGGCTGGTCTACCGCGACTCCGGGCTGCCCGGCGACCGCGTGGTCGAGGACATCGTGCGCACCGCGCCCGACCACCTCGCTCCCGGCGGCTGGTGCCACGTCCTGGCGAACTGGGTGATCACCGAGGACCAGCCCTGGGACGAGCGGATCGGTGGGTGGCTGCGCGACGACGTGGACGCGCTCGTGGTGCAGCGCGAGACCCTCGACCCCGCGGCGTACGTCGAGCTGTGGCTCAAGGACTCGGGCCACCACCCCTCCACGGGCACCGACGGCCCGGCCGCGGCCGCCGACTACCGCCGCCGCTACGACACCTGGCTGTCGTGGATGGAGGACCAGCGCATCCAGGCCGTCGGCTTCGGCTGGGTCAACCTGCGCCGCCACGACGAGTCGGGGCAGACCCCGGCGCGCGAGCTGCTGTCGTGGCCCTACGAGGTGGAGCAGCCGATCGCCCCGGCCGTCGCCGCCTGGGGCAGCGCGACCCGCCTCGCGGTCGGGACGGCGAGCCGTCTGGTCACGCGCCCCGACGTACGGCAGGAGACGCTGGGCGCCCCCGGGGCGGAGGACCCCGAGACGATCGTGCTGCGTCAGCAGACCGGCCTGCGCCGGGCCCGCACGGCCGACACCGTCGTGGCCGCCCTCGTCGGCGCCTGCGACGGCGAGCTGACGGTCGGCCAGATCCTCGACGCCCTCGCCGAGCTGCTCGACCTCGACGTCGCCGCCGTGCACGAGGACTACCTCCCCGTGGTGCGCGAGATGGTCCGGGAGGGCTACCTCACCCCCGCCTGACCCGCGACCCGGCCCAGATATCACCCTGACCCGGCCCAGATGTCACCCTGACCCGGCCCAGATATCACCGCGACCCGGCGCGAACATCGCGTCGAGCCGGCGCCTGTCCGCAGCGTCTCGGGGCCGAGCGGCCGATTGCGCCGGCTCAGCGCGACATCTGCGCCGACTCGGCGGGTGGTCAGGGAAGGGCGAGCCGCCCGGCGATCGGGTACGCCGGCTGCTCGAGCTCGCTGCCGAGGACCGCGTCGATGGTGACGTCGAGGGAGGGCACCGCTCCGCAGGTGGCTGCGTCGAACCGGATCGTGCCGGACGAGTCCGGGGCGGCACTCGTGATCTCGTTGGCACGACGGGTCGGGTCGCTGCTGGGCACGGCGGCGAAGTACTGCAGGGTCCACTCGTCCGAGGAGACGTTCTTGCGGGTGGAGCTGCCCTCGAAGGGCAGCTCGTAGGTGCGTCGCAGCTCCACGTCGTCGACGAGGACCGAGATGTCCAGCAGCGGTTCGAGGAGGGTGTCGTCGTCGCCGGGGGCGGTGACCAGGGGCGAGGTGGCGGTGAGGCGCTGCCCCAGCCTTCCGGCCTCCTCGCAGCTCAGCTCGACGGGTCCGAACCCCATCCGGGCGCCGTCGTCGCGGGTCACCACCACCTCGTTGACGCCGCCCTGGCCGGCCGGGTCCGGGGCCGTCTCCGGCTCGGTGCCACCGGTCGTGAGGGCCAGGGTGCCGCCGACGAGAGCGAGGGCGAGCGCGCCCCCGGCGACCACGCCGGCCCGGCGCTGGCGCCGACGGCGCGTGATGGCGGTGTCGAGCGTCCCGACGAGGTCGGTGGGTGGGGCCAGGGAGCCGCTGAGCCGCGCGTAGGCGTCGCTGAGCGCGGGGTCGCGGCCGTGGGAGGTGGGGTGGAGGTCGGTGGGGGTCATCGCTGGGTCGCTTCCTGGGAGCCGGGGAGGGCCGGGTGGTGGGGGCGGCGCGCGCCCAGCTGCTCTTGCAGCCGCTCGGTGCCGCGGGAGAGGTGGGACTTCACGGTGCCCTCGGCGCAGCCCATCCGTTCCGCGATGCCTCGGACGTCGAGGTCCTCGACGTAGCGCAGCGCGAGCGCCGTGCGCTGCCGCGGGGTCAGGGTCGCCAGGGCCTCGACGAGCCAGGCGTCGAGCTCCCCGACGAGCTGGACCCGGGTGTCCTCGCGTCGGGGGCCGGGCGTCAGCACCTCGCGGCGGAAACGGCGCAGCCGGTCGATGTTGAGCCGGGTCATCACGGTGCGGGCGTACGCGGCCGGCTCGTCGAACCGGGTGCGCCCCCACCGCTCACCCATCCGCACCAACGTCTCCTGGGTCAGGTCCCAAGCATCGTGGGGGTTGCCGGTGAGGGCGTGGGCGAACCCGAGCAGGCCCGGGGTCTGGGCCTGCGCGAAGTCGGCGAACTCCGCTGGTCCGGGTCGTGGTGGGTGGGTGCTCATCCGAGTCCTCTGCTCGCAGGGTCCTGACACCACCATGACGGTGCCGGGCCCCAGAAGGTTGAGACCGGCACCGACCGAACCGACATCCGGGCCGACTGGACGCGACATCCGGGCCGGGTCGGCGTGATATCTGGGCCGGGTCAGTCGGCGTCGCTGGCGGCCACGGCCCGGTCGCGCAGGTGCACCAGGCGGGCCCGGGTGGCCGCGGTGAGCAGGTCGGCCCGGCCGAGGTCGAGCAGGTCCGGCACCCCGAGCGGGCGGTGGTGGGGCTGCGAGGCGGGCTGGCGGAAGCCGACCAGCCCGGCACGCACCGGGGCGCCGTACGTCGACGGGGTGCTGCGCAGGCCCAGGAAGTCCCGCAGGGTGCCGACCCGCATCCCGCCCACGGGGTGGATCAACCCGTTGGCCTTGGCCACCGCCCAGGTGATCCCCGCGGCGGAGGCCGCCGCGGAGGTGGCGCCCGTCACCACGCGGGGGTCCTCGCGCCACAGCGCCAGCAGTGCGGTGCGCAGCGCCGTGGCGACCTCGGCGTCGAACCAGCTCCGGGCGACGGCGTCCAGCAGCTCGGCCACCGACTCCACCCGCTGCCGGTCGGTATCACGGGCGTAGTCCTCGGGCAGGTCGGGCGGGTCGCCGAGCGGCTCGCTGTCGAGCGCGGTCAGGGCCGTCCGGCCGCCGACCCGGTCGGCCAGCCAGCCGAGCACGTCCTGCCACACCGGGGTCGGCGCCGGCGGGGCCGGGCGCTGCTGCTCGCGGTCCAGCCGGGCGGCGTGCTCGGCCCAGGCGCTGCCGGCGACCGAGCCGGTGGAGTGCGAGACCAGCCGGCCGTCGATGAACACCAGCTCGGTGAGCCGCTCGTCCTCCGGCGCCCCGGCCCAGGCGGGGCCCCAGCCCCGGTGCTCGGCGCGGTCCGGGTCGGCGCGGTCGAGGTCGTCGAGGTAGCGGTCGTCGTAGGGCAGGCGCAGGCGGGGGTGCGGCGGGGCGACGTGGTCGTGCACGGGGCTCTCCTCGGGGTGGGACGGGTGGTGGACGGACGAGGCTGGCACGGTTCGCGCTCGGCCGTGCCGCTCCTCCACAGGCCCCGACCGGGACCGAGCGACACCCGCACTGACCTGCGCAAAGTGTCCAGGGCGGTGCCGCCGGAGCGGCGTACGCCGGGTCACGCGCTAACGTGACGGCCGGCGGGACCCTCGGGGGTCGCCCCAGCAGGCACGTCAGAGAGCACCGCCGCTCGTCCCCTCTCTCCTCGAAGGAATGACAGACCCAGTGGCACACAAGTTGGTGATCGTCGAGTCCCCGGCGAAGGCCCGCACCATCGGCGGGTACCTCGGTCCGGGGTACGTCGTCGAGTCCTCCATCGGCCACATCCGCGACCTCCCGCAGTCGGCTGCCGACACCCCGGCGAAGATCAAGGACAAGCCGTGGGGCCGGCTGGCCGTCGACGTCGACAACGGCTTCGCGCCCTACTACGTGGTGCCGCGCGACAAGAAGGCGCACATCACCAAGCTCAAGGGTCTGCTCAAGGACGCCGACGAGCTCTACCTCGCCACCGATGAGGACCGCGAGGGCGAGGCCATCGCGTGGCACCTGCTCGACGAGCTGAAGCCGAAGAACATCCCGGTGCACCGGATGGTGTTCCACGAGATCACCAAGTCGGCGATCCAGGCCGCGGTGGAGAACCCGCGCACGATCAACGACGACCTCGTCGAGGCCCAGGAGGCGCGCCGCATCCTGGACCGCCTCTACGGCTACGAGGTCTCCCCGGTGCTGTGGAAGAAGGTCATGTCCGGGCTGTCCGCCGGGCGCGTGCAGTCGGTGGCCACCCGTCTGGTCGTCGACAAGGAGCGCGACCGGATGGCGTTCCGGATCGCCTCCTACTGGGACCTCGAGGGCACCTTCGACGCCGGGTCCAAGCACGACCAGCGGATGTTCCCCGCCAAGGTCTACTCCGTCGACGAGCGACGCGTGGCGCGCGGCTCCGACTTCACCTCCGACGGGGTGCTGAAGGCCTCCGCCGAGGGCAAGGTCGTGCACCTCGACCGCACCCGCGCCGAGGCGCTGGTCGCGGGCCTGCAGGAGACGACGTTCGACGTCCGCTCGGTGGAGTCCAAGCCCTACCGCCGCTCGCCGTACGCGCCCTTCCGCACCACGACGCTGCAGCAGGAGGCCAGCCGCAAGCTCGGCATGGGCGCCAGCGTGACGATGTCGGTGGCCCAGCGGCTGTACGAGAACGGCTACATCACCTACATGCGTACCGACTCCACGACCCTGTCGGGCACCGCGGTCAACGCGGCGCGCGCCCAGGTCCAGGAGCTGTACGGCGCGGAGTACCTGCCCGACAAGCCGCGCACCTACGCCTCGAAGGTCAAGAACGCCCAGGAGGCGCACGAGGCGATCCGGCCCGCCGGCGAGTCGTTCCGCACCCCCGCGCAGACCGGGCTCAAGGGCGAGCAGTTCCGCCTCTACGAGCTGATCTGGATGCGCACCGTCGCCTCGCAGATGAAGGACGCCGTCGGCCAGTCGGTCACCATCCGCCTCGGCGGCGCGGCCAGCACGGGCGAGGACGTCGTGTTCTCCGCCAGCGGTCGCGTCATCACCTTCCACGGCTTCCTCAAGGCCTACGTCGAGGGCACCGACGAGGGCGCCCAGAAGGACGACGCCGAGACCCGGCTGCCGCAGCTGGCCCAGGGCGACGCCGTGTCGGCCGCCTCGATCGCCGCCAACGGCCACGAGACGAAGCCGCCGGCGCGCTACACCGAGGCGACGCTGATCAAGGAGCTCGAGGAGCGCGAGATCGGCCGCCCGTCGACGTACGCCTCGATCCTGGGCACCATCCTCAACCGCGGCTACGTCTACAAGAAGGGCACCGCGCTGGTCCCGGCGTGGCTGGCCTTCTCGGTGATCCGGCTGCTCGAGGAGCACTTCCCGCGCCAGATCTCCTACGAGTTCACCGCTCAGATGGAGGACGTGCTCGACGAGATCGCGGCGGGGCGCAAGCAGCGCACCACCGAGCTCGGCGAGTTCTACTACGGCTCCGGCGAGCTGGTCGGGCTGAAGAAGCTCGTCGACGAGCTGGGCGACATCGACGCCCGCGAGCTGGCCACCTTCCCGATCGGCGACCCCGCGTCGGGGATCAACCTGAGGGTGGGGCGCTACGGCCCCTACCTCGAGGGTCCCGACGACGAGGGCAACCCGGCCGGCAAGCGGGCCAACGTGCCCGAGGACCTGCCGCCCGACGAGCTGACGATGGCCAAGGCCGTCGAGCTGTTCGCCAACCCCGCCGGCGAGGAGATCGCGCTCGGCGTGCACCCCGAGACCGGTCTCGAGGTGGTGGCCAAGAACGGTCGGTTCGGGCCCTACGTCACCGAGGCGCTGCCCGAGGACGCCAAGAAGAGCGCGAAGGCGCGCACCGGCTCGCTGTTCAAGTCGATGTCGCTGGACACCATCACCCTCGACGACGCCGTCCGGCTGCTCTCGCTGCCGCGCGTGGTGGGGGCGGACCCCGAGAGCGGCGACGAGATCACCGCGCAGAACGGCCGCTACGGGCCGTACCTGAAGAAGGGCACCGACTCCCGCTCGCTGACCAGCGAGGACCAGCTCTTCACGATCACCCTCGACGAGGCGCTGAAGATCTACTCCCAGCCCAAGCAGCGCGGCCGGGCGGCGGCCGCGCCGCCGCTCAAGGAGCTGGGCAACGACCCGGTCTCCGGGCAGCCGGTCGTGGTGAAGTCGGGCCGCTTCGGCGAGTACGTCACCGACGGCGAGCACAACGCGACCCTGCGCAAGGACGACACGGTCGAGGACATCACCCTCGAGCGCGCCGCCGAGCTGCTCGAGGAGCGACGCGCCCGCGGTCCGGCCAAGAAGGGCGCGAAGAAGACCGCCAAGAAGACGGCGAAGAAGACCACGAAGAAGGCCGCGGCCAAGAAGACGACGACGAAGAAGGCCGCCGCGAAGAAGACGACCAAGAAGGCTGCCGCGAAGAAGGCCTGAGGTCGGCCCTGCATGAGTCCCCGGCCGACCGGGGACTCATGCACTGGATGGGCGTTGCAACACCCAACAAGTGCTGGAGATGCCCGACCAGCACCGACGTACGCCGCTCGCGGACGGCCACCGCGAGCGGTCGCCGCACGTCGTCGGTGCCGCGCCCTAGCCTGGGCCCATGCCCCGCACCACCGCCGCGCAGCGTCTGCTCGACGTCCGCACGATCTACCACGAGCCGCAGATCGAGCAGTGGGCGCGCGCCCGGCAGGTGCTGGAGCGCTTCCCCGACGCGGAGCGGGTCGAGGTGCCCTCCCACCAGGACATCCCGGGCCTCTACGGCAACCCGGGCGGGGTCGAGCGCTGGGTGCGCACCAAGCGCGAGGTGCTGGTGCTGGGGGAGAAGAAGAGCCTGGCGGCGCGACCCAACGGCCGCTCGGCCGACTTCATCGCGCCCTCGACGAGCAACGGCTGCGCGATGGCGTGCAGCTACTGCTACGTGCCGCGGCGCAAGGGCTTCGCCAACCCGGTCACGGTCTTCGTCAACATCGAGAAGATCGCCGGCTACCTCGCCCGCCACGCCGCCCGCCAGGGTCCGAAGCCGGAGCCCAACCAGTGCGACCCCACCGACTGGGTCTACGACCTCGGGGAGAACGGGGACTGCTCGGCCGATGCGCTGGTCTCCGACAACGTGCGCGACCTCGTCGACCTCTTCGCCGGGCTGGAGGGGGCGAAGGCGAGCTTCGCGACCAAGCTCGTCAACCGCGACCTGCTCGACTGGGACCCGCGGGGCGGCACCCGGGTCCGGTTCTCGCTGATGCCGGAGCCTATGGCGCACCGCCTCGACCTGCGCACCTCCCGGATCCCCGAGCGGATCGCCGCGGTCAACGACTTCGTCGAGGCCGGCTACGAGGTGCACCTCAACTTCAGCCCGGTCGTGGTGCACGAGCAGTGGCAGGCCCAGTGGGCCGAGCTGTTCGAGCAGGTCGACGACGTCCTCAGCGAGCGCGCCAAGGCCCAGCTGGCCTGCGAGATCATCTTCCTGACCCACAACGAGCAGCTGCACGAGGTCAACCTCGGCTGGCACCCGCGCGGCGAGGAGCTGCTGTGGCGCT
This Nocardioides dokdonensis FR1436 DNA region includes the following protein-coding sequences:
- a CDS encoding spore photoproduct lyase family protein, which produces MPRTTAAQRLLDVRTIYHEPQIEQWARARQVLERFPDAERVEVPSHQDIPGLYGNPGGVERWVRTKREVLVLGEKKSLAARPNGRSADFIAPSTSNGCAMACSYCYVPRRKGFANPVTVFVNIEKIAGYLARHAARQGPKPEPNQCDPTDWVYDLGENGDCSADALVSDNVRDLVDLFAGLEGAKASFATKLVNRDLLDWDPRGGTRVRFSLMPEPMAHRLDLRTSRIPERIAAVNDFVEAGYEVHLNFSPVVVHEQWQAQWAELFEQVDDVLSERAKAQLACEIIFLTHNEQLHEVNLGWHPRGEELLWRSDLQEAKTSHSGQANVRYRAGWKGTWVRQLTDLLASRMPYCRVRYAF
- a CDS encoding DUF7059 domain-containing protein; its protein translation is MSDLPHLLRDALVRADFTYDAVAELLGPRAHDALARNETTPGLRRTAQAGSPLATLVRLFLLQTPVDVADAEAALPDLVDRMCVEGLLEQSVGEVAARLDVRPYATEHAGPAGSAGVVTEHLWVVSDLTPGLDGAPQRLSADHVLGISPASTSLAQLVRREPVGRALDLGTGCGVQALHLARHSGSVVATDVNARALRLTRFNAALNDLADTVEVRDGSFFEPVADERFDLIATNPPFVISPATGERLVYRDSGLPGDRVVEDIVRTAPDHLAPGGWCHVLANWVITEDQPWDERIGGWLRDDVDALVVQRETLDPAAYVELWLKDSGHHPSTGTDGPAAAADYRRRYDTWLSWMEDQRIQAVGFGWVNLRRHDESGQTPARELLSWPYEVEQPIAPAVAAWGSATRLAVGTASRLVTRPDVRQETLGAPGAEDPETIVLRQQTGLRRARTADTVVAALVGACDGELTVGQILDALAELLDLDVAAVHEDYLPVVREMVREGYLTPA
- the topA gene encoding type I DNA topoisomerase is translated as MTDPVAHKLVIVESPAKARTIGGYLGPGYVVESSIGHIRDLPQSAADTPAKIKDKPWGRLAVDVDNGFAPYYVVPRDKKAHITKLKGLLKDADELYLATDEDREGEAIAWHLLDELKPKNIPVHRMVFHEITKSAIQAAVENPRTINDDLVEAQEARRILDRLYGYEVSPVLWKKVMSGLSAGRVQSVATRLVVDKERDRMAFRIASYWDLEGTFDAGSKHDQRMFPAKVYSVDERRVARGSDFTSDGVLKASAEGKVVHLDRTRAEALVAGLQETTFDVRSVESKPYRRSPYAPFRTTTLQQEASRKLGMGASVTMSVAQRLYENGYITYMRTDSTTLSGTAVNAARAQVQELYGAEYLPDKPRTYASKVKNAQEAHEAIRPAGESFRTPAQTGLKGEQFRLYELIWMRTVASQMKDAVGQSVTIRLGGAASTGEDVVFSASGRVITFHGFLKAYVEGTDEGAQKDDAETRLPQLAQGDAVSAASIAANGHETKPPARYTEATLIKELEEREIGRPSTYASILGTILNRGYVYKKGTALVPAWLAFSVIRLLEEHFPRQISYEFTAQMEDVLDEIAAGRKQRTTELGEFYYGSGELVGLKKLVDELGDIDARELATFPIGDPASGINLRVGRYGPYLEGPDDEGNPAGKRANVPEDLPPDELTMAKAVELFANPAGEEIALGVHPETGLEVVAKNGRFGPYVTEALPEDAKKSAKARTGSLFKSMSLDTITLDDAVRLLSLPRVVGADPESGDEITAQNGRYGPYLKKGTDSRSLTSEDQLFTITLDEALKIYSQPKQRGRAAAAPPLKELGNDPVSGQPVVVKSGRFGEYVTDGEHNATLRKDDTVEDITLERAAELLEERRARGPAKKGAKKTAKKTAKKTTKKAAAKKTTTKKAAAKKTTKKAAAKKA
- a CDS encoding SigE family RNA polymerase sigma factor → MSTHPPRPGPAEFADFAQAQTPGLLGFAHALTGNPHDAWDLTQETLVRMGERWGRTRFDEPAAYARTVMTRLNIDRLRRFRREVLTPGPRREDTRVQLVGELDAWLVEALATLTPRQRTALALRYVEDLDVRGIAERMGCAEGTVKSHLSRGTERLQEQLGARRPHHPALPGSQEATQR